In one Melopsittacus undulatus isolate bMelUnd1 chromosome 4, bMelUnd1.mat.Z, whole genome shotgun sequence genomic region, the following are encoded:
- the LGI1 gene encoding leucine-rich glioma-inactivated protein 1, producing MGNASRPFRRIAYFLCLLSVFLLTEGKKPVKPKCPAWCTCTKDNALCENARSIPRSVPPDVISLSFVRSAFTKIPEGSFLLTPSLQLLLFTSNTFDVISDDAFMGLPHLEYLFIENNSIKSISRNTFRGLKSLIHLSLANNNLQSLPKDIFKGLDSLTNVDLRGNAFNCDCKLKWLVEWLGSTNATVEDIYCESPPEYKKRKINSLSPKEFDCIITEFEVYQSLPYQSLSVDTFSYMNDEHVVIAQPFTGKCIFLEWDHVEVMFRNYDNITGTSTVVCKPIVIESQLYVIVAQLFGGSHIYKRDIFANKFIKIQDIEILKIRKPNDIETFRIAEDWYFVVADSSKAGFTTVYKWNGNGFYSHQSLHAWYRDTDVEYLEISGKPHLILSSSSQRPVIYQWNKGTNEFVKRFDIQDMEDAYAVKHFKVKEDVYICLTRFIGDSKVMKWGGSAFLDLQRMPSRGSMVFQPLQISNYQYAILGSDYSFTQVYYWDAEKAKFVKFQELNVQAPRSFIHVSIDKRDFLFASSFKGTTLIYKHVIVDLSA from the exons ATGGGAAATGCCAGCAGACCCTTTAGAAGAATTGCTTATTTCTTATGccttttatctgtgtttttGCTGACTGAAGGGAAGAAACCAGTGAAGCCAAAATGTCCTGCCTGGTGTACTTGTACCAAAGATAATGCTTTATGTGAAAATGCCAGATCTATTCCTCGCAGCGTTCCGCCTGATGTTATCTCACT atccTTTGTGAGATCTGCTTTTACTAAAATCCCAGAAGGGAGTTTTTTGCTCACACCatctctgcagcttct GTTGTTTACATCCAACACTTTTGATGTTATTAGTGATGATGCTTTCATGGGCCTTCCTCATCTAGAATATTT GTTCATAGAGAACAACAGCATTAAGTCAATTTCAAGAAATACTTTCAGAGGACTGAAATCTTTAATTCACCT GAGTCTCGCAAATAATAACCTCCAGTCGCTTCCAAAAGACATATTCAAAGGCTTGGATTCTTTAACAAATGT AGATCTTAGAGGCAATGCATTTAATTGTGACTGCAAACTGAAATGGTTAGTGGAATGGCTGGGCAGTACCAATGCAACAGTTGAAGACATTTACTGTGAAAGTCCACCAGAATATAAGAAGCGCAAAATCAATAGCCTCTCTCCAAAAGAATTTGATTGCATTATTACAG AATTTGAAGTTTATCAGTCCCTGCCATACCAGTCTCTGTCAGTAGATACCTTCTCATACATGAATGATGAACATGTGGTTATTGCTCAGCCTTTTACTGGAAAATGCATCTTTCTTGAGTGGGACCATGTAGAAGTGATGTTCAGGAATTACGACAACATTACAG gTACTTCAACTGTTGTGTGTAAACCTATAGTTATTGAGAGTCAGCTGTATGTTATTGTCGCACAGCTGTTTGGAGGCTCCCACATATATAAAAGAGATATTTTTGCTAATAAGTTTATAAAAATTCAAGATATTGAAATCCTTAAAATCCGAAAACCTAATGACATTGAAACTTTCAGGATTGCTGAAGACTGGTATTTTGTTGTTGCAGACAGTTCAAAGGCTGGTTTCACCACGGTTTACAAATGGAATGGGAATGGATTTTATTCCCATCAGTCTCTGCATGCCTGGTACAGAGATACTGATGTGGAGTATCTTGAAATATCTGGCAAACCACATTTAATTCTGTCAAGTAGTTCTCAAAGACCTGTAATATATCAGTGGAACAAAGGAACAAATGAATTTGTTAAGCGTTTTGATATCCAAGATATGGAAGATGCATATGCAGTGAAACATTTCAAAGTGAAAGAGGATGTATACATTTGCTTAACAAGATTTATTGGGGACTCTAAAGTAATGAAATGGGGTGGTTCGGCATTTCTGGATTTACAAAGGATGCCATCCCGAGGGTCAATGGTATTCCAACCGCTTCAGATAAGTAATTATCAATATGCCATTCTTGGAAGTGATTATTCTTTCACTCAAGTCTATTATTGGGATgctgaaaaggcaaaatttgTGAAGTTTCAAGAATTAAACGTACAGGCACCAAGATCTTTCATACATGTCTCCATCGATAAACGagattttctctttgcttcaaGTTTTAAGGGAACTACATTGATTTATAAACATGTCATAGTTGACTTAAGCGCATGA